In Helianthus annuus cultivar XRQ/B chromosome 3, HanXRQr2.0-SUNRISE, whole genome shotgun sequence, a single window of DNA contains:
- the LOC110929948 gene encoding uncharacterized protein LOC110929948, whose amino-acid sequence MGQAFRRASGRIRAPAPPSSPSQLNKPLDRTQPAASVDNKVPVGGNVDPSSDGQPRNTLDDVPEERDSEYDAMLSKMVGRIQTKPGGKLEMGEAFVVDKYKRPMPKLRNTTAETGRYEQRPAPPGTLNVAQLRHIILLYQGKADDHNGPMDVNQIAEKFKVDVAQVQRAVQFLSMPPEYFNKQKKDPR is encoded by the exons ATGGGTCAGGCATTTCGTCGAGCATCTGGCAGGATCCGTGCCCCTGCACCTCCATCTTCACCTTCTCAACTCAATAAGCCACTTGATCGCACCCAACCAGCCGCCTCCGTTGATAACAAGGTTCCCGTCGGTGGTAACGTTGACCCTAGCTCCG ATGGTCAACCAAGAAACACTCTGGATGATGTTCCCGAAGAGCGTGATTCTGAATATGATGCTATGCTTAGCAAGATGGTTGGCAGAATTCAAACAAAACCTGGTGGCAAATTGGAGATGGGTGAG GCTTTCGTGGTGGACAAGTACAAAAGACCCATGCCAAAATTGAGAAACACAACTGCAGAAACTGGCAGATACGAACAAAGACCCGCTCCCCCAGGAACCCTAAATGTGGCCCAGCTTCGCCACATCATCCTTCTGTATCAAGGTAAGGCTGATGATCACAACGGGCCTATGGATGTCAACCAAATAGCAGAAAAATTCAAAGTTGATGTTGCTCAGGTTCAACGGGCTGTGCAGTTTCTTTCTATGCCTCCGGAATATTTCAATAAACAGAAAAAAGATCCAAGATAA
- the LOC110929949 gene encoding uncharacterized protein LOC110929949 has protein sequence MDHNDDCNSDPSETYAYGLYGPFENLYRVGDEYQTNIPPLVTSTEYLGSIKNPFIEDEKPKAGSPFDFLIGLDIPVVWINQVKMEDNVDSTPDVSSEIKSVKINNFLVPGCVMESWSEMEKGSFVLGLYIFDKDFVRLKRFMESKKMGDVMSYYYGKFYRSDEYKQWSECRKSRGKRCVLGQRLFSGLRQQEFLCRLVPRVSQECQDSLMEVSRTFGDSKISLEQYVTSIKTLIGMKLFIDAVAIGKGKQDLTANAVEPTKQNQAIHIRPEIPTGKACSALTSTEIIKFLTGDYRLSKARSSDLFWEAVWPRLLARGWHSEQPNGYNYAINGRHSLVFLMPGVKKFSRKLVKGEAYLDSVTDVLNKVASDPQLLELDNEQNGVSEMKIDEDEEEDEEEENEFFGKRKSHCYLQPRAPNLNHGNVLMKFTVVDTSLRCGKIFRVRELDAMKLGLRSLSDEIRSELVSSDDSDGENLFLVDRETNANGQKPAKKQKTSGELKILEKRHVKTVNGLDSVTTKAKTSRKSNQENAVHHAKRRRRLTACIRVDSKAGSSLDSHAGSSSQANNNNNHKLSSNLSFTSRCSSIDTEEQNQPHSMNLIDLNYPHVNSEFENGDFVTEVKDERNEPGPQKQSETIVGPREQENGGSRRQGTRNRPPTARALEAFANGFLTINSRKKSREEMKSRSFKHTVGEVGVISECSTGDASSAVRGYDENGEVEK, from the exons ATGGACCACAACGATGATTGCAACAGTGACCCTTCAGAAACTTATGCATACGGTCTCTACGGGCCTTTCGAAAATCTTTATCGTGTCGGTGATGAATACCAGACCAACATCCCACCATTGGTTACAAGCACCGAGTATCTCGGTTCCATCAAGAACCCCTTTATCGAGGACGAAAAACCGAAGGCTGGATCACCGTTTGATTTCTTAATAGGATTAGATATACCAGTGGTTTGGATCAATCAAGTAAAGATGGAAGACAATGTGGATTCAACACCTGATGTTTCATCAGAAATCAAGAGCGTAAAAATTAATAATTTTCTTGTTCCGGGGTGCGTTATGGAATCATGGAGTGAAATGGAGAAGGGTAGTTTTGTCCTTGGGTTGTATATTTTCGACAAGGATTTTGTTCGGTTGAAGAGATTTATGGAGAGCAAAAAGATGGGGGATGTGATGTCGTATTACTATGGTAAATTCTACAGGTCGGATGAGTATAAACAATGGTCGGAATGTAGAAAAAGTAGAGGCAAAAGGTGTGTATTGGGGCAAAGATTATTTAGTGGATTGAGACAACAAGAATTTCTTTGTCGTTTGGTTCCCCGTGTATCTCAAGAATGTCAGGATTCACTTATGGAG GTTTCTAGGACATTTGGAGACTCAAAGATATCACTAGAACAATACGTTACCTCCATAAAAACTTTAATCGGGATGAAACTGTTCATCGATGCAGTGGCAATTGGAAAAGGTAAGCAAGATTTAACAGCAAACGCTGTTGAACCCACAAAACAAAACCAAGCAATACACATTCGCCCCGAAATCCCAACCGGAAAAGCTTGTTCCGCACTCACTTCAACAGAAATTATCAAATTCCTTACCGGTGATTATCGGTTAAGCAAAGCGCGATCCAGTGATTTATTCTGGGAAGCAGTTTGGCCCAGATTGCTTGCACGCGGGTGGCACTCAGAACAACCAAACGGGTACAATTATGCCATAAACGGGAGGCATTCTTTGGTGTTCTTGATGCCAGGTGTGAAAAAGTTTTCAAGAAAACTAGTCAAAGGGGAAGCGTATTTGGATTCTGTTACCGATGTTTTGAATAAAGTAGCATCTGACCCGCAACTTCTCGAACTTGATAATGAACAAAACGGCGTGAGTGAAATGAAAATCGACGAAGACGAAGAAGAAGACGAGGAAGAAGAAAACGAGTTTTTCGGGAAACGGAAAAGCCATTGTTATCTTCAACCTCGAGCTCCGAATCTGAATCACGGGAacgttttaatgaagtttactgTGGTTGATACGAGTTTACGATGTGGAAAAATCTTTAGGGTTAGAGAATTGGATGCCATGAAGTTGGGTTTAAGATCTCTTTCTGATGAAATTCGTAGCGAGTTGGTTTCTAGCGATGATTCAGACGGTGAAAACTTGTTTCTTGTGGATCGAGAAACAAATGCTAACGGTCAAAAGCCTGCTAAGAAACAGAAAACATCGGGTGAACTGAAGATTCTTGAAAAAAGACATGTGAAGACTGTTAACGGTTTAGATTCGGTCACAACGAAAGCCAAAACGAGCAGGaaatcaaaccaagaaaacgcagtACATCATGCGAAAAGACGTAGGAGATTAACCGCATGCATTCGTGTAGATTCGAAGGCTGGCTCTAGCTTGGATTCTCACGCGGGCTCGTCATCTCAggctaataataataataatcacaaATTGTCATCCAATTTAAGTTTTACGTCAAGATGCAGCTCAATCGACACTGAAGAACAAAATCAGCCTCACTCGATGAATTTAATAGATCTAAATTATCCCCATGTTAATTCCGAATTTGAAAATGGTGACTTTGTGACCGAAGTTAAAGACGAAAGAAACGAGCCGGGCCCACAGAAACAATCTGAAACTATTGTGGGTCCCAGGGAGCAAGAAAACGGTGGTTCAAGAAGGCAGGGTACGAGAAACAGGCCACCAACAGCTAGAGCATTAGAAGCTTTTGCTAACGGGTTTTTGACTATTAATAGCAGGAAAAAGAGTAGGGAAGAAATGAAATCGAGAAGTTTCAAACATACCGTTGGTGAAGTTGGGGTTATAAGTGAGTGTAGTACGGGTGATGCTTCTTCGGCTGTAAGAGGATATGATGAAAATGGTGAAGTTGAGAAATAG
- the LOC110929950 gene encoding NADH dehydrogenase [ubiquinone] 1 alpha subcomplex subunit 8-B codes for MASSVEAAGEPVPTSAVLMSASKHIAIRCRGENVAFLKCKKDDPNPEKCLEKGRQVTRCVLSLLKDIHQKCTKEMDAYAGCMYYNTDEFELCRKEQQQFEKACPLN; via the exons ATGGCGAGTTCAGTAGAGGCTGCCGGAGAACCTGTTCCGACGTCGGCGGTGTTAATGTCGGCGTCGAAGCACATCGCCATTAGATGCAGAGGTGAAAATGTTGCCTTTCTTAAGTGCAAGAAGGATGACCCTAACCCTGAGAAATGTCTTGAAAAAGGCAGACAAGTGACTCGTTGTGTATTGTCATT GTTGAAAGATATCCATCAAAAGTGCACAAAAGAGATGGATGCTTATGCAGGTTGCATGTACTACAATACTGATGAATTTGAATTATGTCGCAAAGAGCAGCAGCAGTTTGAGAAAGCTTGCCCATTAAACTGA